The genomic window GTCTCGTAACTCGGGCTTGAAACCTCGTCAGACAATTCAGCTGGCGTCGCCTGAGCGCTCGACTCCTGTTCCTTTGCTACCACACATGGCACAAGTTTCGGCTGTCTCTGGTGACGTGTGCTATAAATCTCGGTTTGGTGATGCAGTGACACGCCTTGCAGACGACAAAGTAGCCCTAGAGAAGGAATAGCTTCTTGGTCTACTTCACCACAAGTATTAACGGTTGCAGAAGACGAGAACTCCTCCTTAGTCACGGTTTTGCCGATTCGCCTAAAACAAGCATCCGCTCGGTGATAGCAACTATCCTCATTGGGCAGATAGTCATGTTCGGTTTGGCAGTCGCGAGTGCCAAAATATCCAAAGCTTGATGTCGCACTTTCCATCGTCAACCACGACAACGATCGCTGTACTTACCCTTGTAAAGCGAAAATACAAGAAGGTGACATTCAGAAAAACATGCCAGCTCCTTTAGAAGAACACCCATTCAGCACGGTGCCAGGCAAACGCAAAAAGATCGATGCTCCACTACTTGACACAATCAGTGCTATCTTGCCATAAGAGCAGATTCGTACTACGAAAACCAACTCACGAGTCCAGCATTCACAGTCTAGATCCTTCATATCTACGCAACGATCTCTTCATTCCACCGCCGGCACTGCACAAACAAAACCTAGGATGCTCTCCAGAAACAGAAAGAGACAATAGGGTCAATTCTAATGCACCACCAACCCCATTCATTCAATCCCCTCCTCGCCTCGACAGTCCTACCACCACACAACCCCACCTCGCCCTCCTCCACTCCTTCACTCCACGCGTCCCCTCTTGGCGCACCGCAACGGCTCTGGTGCAGGACGTAGATGACAGCTGGGCAGCGTTTCGCATCGGCACACCGGCGTTTCGCCGCGCCGACACAATCTCGTCACGTCACGTCACTCGCAAATGTGGCGTTGCGTTGCGTGGCATGGCCCTGATCAGCGCGCACAGCGTGGAGATCTGCAGATGCGGGAAGGGATCTTGCCGCGGGAGCAGATGGATGGTACCGTAGATTGTATTTCTCCGTGGGTGAGGCGGTACCGCACTGCACAGCATACAACACAATACAACACCACACGACACAACACGACACAAGAAAGAGCGGCGCAACGCACCACACCGCTGCATAACGCGTCACCGCCCTGCCTTCCCTGAGTAGACCATGGACATACGAACAGCGTAGGCCCGCGCCGCCGCAGTGGAGAACCACAATCTCATTGCGAGCCAAGCCGGAGAGGCTCGGCATGAATCTTAAAATCCACAAAAACCGCATACAGGGATGTTGCTGGTGTACTTTCCATCGTTAGCGCGCCGTGCATGAATCTGACGGAATGAAGTGCAAATAAGCTCATGTACGCGTGACTCTCGGAAGGGGGGTGCATGTACTGTTGGATTCGTGATGGGATGGGCTGGGTAGGCTAGTCAGTGGCATGTGGAAGGTTTGGGGAAGGGCTTGGAGGCTGGGGAAATGACGTGGTGCTTGGATCACGGTGGTGCTAACGAGGTTTGCGGAGGGATGACAGTAGATATGATATTGGGTGGGGAGAGGTGCTGATGCGGACGCTGacgctgatgctgatgctgataCGTTTGCTGTCATCGTAAGGATGTCGTTGTTCTATTGTTTGCAAATGCTATCGCTTGCTGTACAATGATGATCATATCACGTCGTCTGCCTTATCTAACCCAAAAGTGGGTACCTCTATAATAGCATCTTTATGGGGCCCTGATCGGCCCTACCCGTAGCCTGCAGCCTGGGAAAGCAGGAGAACTGGATCTGTCAGTGATGCGAAGTAGGCTGAAGTCTCCGCAGCACTCAACCGTGCAACTTTTGCCGAATTTCCGCAACCACGTTCTTGATCCGGGGTTCCTTAACCTTGCCCTCGGCACGCGTAACAGCATCCCCGATCTGAAGGATATCCCTACCAGCCTCGCAGAAGTCCGGGCCCAGGCAGAGTAGGGTGCCCGTAGCCACAAGAGCGCGGTACACTGCCTCTGAATCGGATGCAGAGTTGAGGATCTTGGCTAGATCGTCAAGCAGAGATAGAGCACGATCGGCGTTATTCTCTGATGTCAAGAGAACCGAGTAGTTGATGTACAGAGTGGTGAGCGCAATGATCAGGTTGCGGTTGCTGGATGTGACGAATGGCGATACCAGGGGATGGATACCGTCGAATTCTGTGCTGGCCAAGAGGCGGCCCTTGTCCGTCTGCAGCAGGTTGCTAACACAGCGCACTGCCATCATCGTGTTATTAGGCGATGACTCTGCTGAGAAGACGCCAGAATCAACAAGACCACCAACGAGGTTCTGTTCTGGCGAGACCAGGTACGCCGAAGGCTCCTCGAGGGTGAGGGCCAGTCGAAGCAAGTCAAGAGCAGGTAGGCGTTTGTCCGCAGGCCATTGTGTCGCTGCCTTCAGAAGCAAGTCCAAGCCTGCCAGTTCAACGTTCTTACCAACTCCCTTCTTCAGCGCAGCGACCGTCGTGCTCAACTGCTCGACGTCAGAAGGGTTCAACGAAACGCCCTTCTGACCATCAGTGACAAGTGCTTGATTGAACTCCTGCAATTTTTTGAAGATGATGTCGTGGTTCCCTGATGCGATGGGAAGGTACTCTTTCTGTGGGAGAATCTTTGGCACAGCTGGCGTGGCCGGCGGCTGCGATTGTACCTGGTTGGCATCCCCAGGGCGATAGCGTGACTCAGAGCCCCAGGGGTCTGCACCCTGTGCACTGCCCTGGCCCAATGTGGCACCTTGTGTATTCTGCACGATGAAGTTTGCGACCTGGTCAAGGTATGTAAGCGGTAGCTCGTTGTCCTCGATGAACTTGCGCGCAGCCTCGTAGTGGTTCTGATTGACGTTGTAAGGAAGCTTCAGAGGAGGCTTGCCGTCCTCAATGTCCACGTCAAAGACGTAATCGTACTCTTTGCCGTTGTGAGAGATCTTCCGCCCACCGCTGCCGGCCGAATCAACGACGGTACCAATGTTGACCCACTCGTTTGCAGCTGCCGACCACTGATACGCGGATATGTTTCCGTTTGCCTCGGAGATCATTTGCACCTGACCCTCTTTAGTGCCCGAGCGCTGGGTGAGAAATTCGGGGCCTGGCAGCTGCTCCTTGTTGATATTTCCGACAGTTTGTTGCGGTATCGACGAGCCCTTGACGTCCTCGTTGAACTGCTCAATCTCGGTGGGGGCGGCGTAACGCGCCTGGTCGCGGGTGAAGATGCGGACAAGCTTGTCGCTGGCTCCAGAAACGATGTCGCCATTCTCAGGGCAGACAGCGACAGTCCAGACGGATATGGCGGGGTGTGTGATGGTCTGTACGCACTCGTTGTTCTCCCAAACTCGTACTGTACGGTCTTCTCCTGCACTCACGAGTCCACCATTTGGCAGTACGGCGAGCGAGTAGATGAAGTTCTCGTGACCGTGTAGCTCGGCCACCTGCTTGCCCTGTAACGTCCACAGCCGAACGACGGCGTCATTGCCTGCAGAGGCGAAATGGGCGCCAGAAGGGTGGTTTTGTGGCAGCCGGCACAGTGCTCGCACAACCTCTGGTGCTTGTATGGAGCGCAGCTGCTTCCCCGAGGGATGGAAGAATCGAATCTGCTTGTCTGCACAGCCCGTGATGACGGTGTTGCTATTGTAGGCCAGCACCGCCCATACTGACGCGCCGTGGCCCTCGAGCGTGGTCGACTCTCCCCACTTGCCTACTTCCCAGACACGCGCCTCCATGTCCCAGCTGCCACTGACAATGTACTTGCCATCTTGGCTGACGTCGAGGGCGCACACATTGTTGCCGTGGCCGATGAGGAGGGCGTCTGCGTTGTCTTCGATGCCTTTGCTCGGCTGCCGTACGTCGATGATTTGGTCCTTGCCACCGGAGACGACGAGCCCTTCAGGGAATGGCGAAGATGATGGCACAATGGCGAGGGAGTTGACAAACTCCTTGCCGTGTGTCTTGAGGATGGTGCTATCGTAGGTCGGTGGGGCTGACGACTCCTGCTTCCATAACCGGACGGTGGAGTCTCGTGACGCCGAGACAATGGATGCTGGAGACGGGAAGGCGACGCAGCGGACGTCATCTTCGTGACCGCGCAGAGTGGCTGATAGCTTGAACTCGCCCATGGTGGAGGTGGACGGGGTGAAGtgcggcgatggcgatggcgaatGGCGCTGGCGAATGGCGATGGCGAATGGCGATGGCGCGGGGCAGCTCGGCGGCGAATCTGGGAGAAGGGCGCTGGAAGGACAAGGAACGTGTGCGCATACGCTCGGGGCCTGTTTCACCCGCTTCACCCGCTTCACCCGCTTCACCAGCTCTACCTGCTTCACCTGTGGACAGAAGAGTGCAGAGGGGCGTCGTGGGCGGCTGCTGTTTGCTGGCTACGAGATGTTGTCGCAGAGCTTCAGCGATACGTCAGCACAGCAATACGTCAGCACAGCACCCTGGCCCGTCACCAATTTTCACCAATGCTCGCCAACAAGTAGCCCCGCGGGCTGGGCTCGCTCgaaacaccaacaccaacaccacaccACATCAAACATCACAAAGCACACTGAGACTGCACGCATTGAAGACGACAACGTCTCTGCTCTGTACCCAGTTTCACGCTGCTGCGTTTCGTTGTGTACCGCTGACCACGTGCTCGTCGCCTTCCCCCCATTCGGTCACTTCCAGCACAACTGCACCTtgccaccaccacccagCTACTGGGCAATGCCTCCGGTTGAGAACCGAAAAAAACCTCCTCTGGTCCTCCACAGATTCGCAGGGCCCCTTTAAGGCGCATGTTCTTGGCTGCAGTGCCGGCGCCTTCTCGTCGCTAGGGCCACGGCTGCAGCTGTGTGTCGTTACCCCACGTGAGTAGCTGAGCTCTAGTGGCAGCCCTATGGCGGCGAGCCATTCGGAGCATCAGGTAGTGGCGGCCACATTTGCTGCGAATTCGCCAGCTGTTCAACAAGCTTCTTCGATGCTACAAGGCGAGAGCGCACCAGACGCTGTTCGAGAGGAGTGAGCTAAGTACCAGCGTGGCTCGCCGCCCAGCAACCTCGGTGAATTCCTGCGTTGCTGCAAAAGCAAATAAGCTTCTGCAGGAGCACGAGAAAGCAACCAGGCTTCGTCTGACAGGCGTTGCAGCCTCTCTGCAAGGGCACTTTCATCTCCACGCTCAACAGAAAAAGCTTCGAAATAGCATTGTGCTGCTGCAGTTGTTCGTAATCGCACGAACCGCGAGCAGTCCCCTCCTTGGTTGGGCGCAAGCGTGACAAGCTAGGCTGCTTTGCTCCCGCTCTTACATAGAGAGCTGACCTCAAGCGGGCAGCGATCAACACTATGGACCGACTGCTGCGCGTAGGTTCTGGTTGGCACTTGTCATTTCATCGTGGTGCAACGGCTCCTGCTGCAGGATTCCCAATACCTACTACCACCCCGCGTTACGGGAACTCCGCCCCGCTCCTCATCTCATGACTTGCTGGGCACACGGCGGACGGAACTCTGGTTTCGCCGACTGTATGGGGTCGACGTCAAGCGTCAATGCATCAGCAAATACTACACCGCTCGACCGTCACGCTGTAATGACAATCTTCTGCTCACCGAGCAGAGCCTTTTTCGCGCCTAGCATGCGGCCTTCTCCTGAGCTCTGCGCCTCGAGAACCAATGCATAGCCAAATCTGGCAGCATTGGGACGTGGTCAGCTCTGTGCTGCAGCCACCAAGAAGCGTTAGGGCCTCGATCTATACAGCCTATCCCGGCAACCCTCCCTGCGCTCTGGGCCCGGCTGGACGCTATCTAGCAGCCAAGACAGACCGCCTCGTTGACCGAGGACCGCGTGTCAGCTTAGCTTTTGGGCTTTCGGCAGACAGCGTAGGGGGCCCTTGTGACTTGTCTCGCCTACCAGTACCAGGATGTCTAGATTATGGGCCTATGCAACGGCCTCTACCATGGAAACAAAATGCGATCAGCAACTTTGACGCCAATTTTGAGCATACAAGAGGGTGTGCATCCCTCGCTCTTTCAACTTGGCTTTGTTACTTTGCAGCATCGTTGCACACAAACACCGTGACTTGCAGGATTCCTTACGGCTAAACGATACTCGGCTCTGGTTGCTGTCCTTACCGGTTCGCCCCTCGACCCTCGACGATCTCTTGGCCCTTGATTACCATTCCCTTGGCTCAGCGCGCGTCTGCATCGGACGACGTTCACGCCTACGTACCCTTACCAAGTCACAACATAGTTCTTGAATTACGCCCTGTGCACTCAA from Ascochyta rabiei chromosome 2, complete sequence includes these protein-coding regions:
- a CDS encoding WD repeat protein Lub1, with protein sequence MGEFKLSATLRGHEDDVRCVAFPSPASIVSASRDSTVRLWKQESSAPPTYDSTILKTHGKEFVNSLAIVPSSSPFPEGLVVSGGKDQIIDVRQPSKGIEDNADALLIGHGNNVCALDVSQDGKYIVSGSWDMEARVWEVGKWGESTTLEGHGASVWAVLAYNSNTVITGCADKQIRFFHPSGKQLRSIQAPEVVRALCRLPQNHPSGAHFASAGNDAVVRLWTLQGKQVAELHGHENFIYSLAVLPNGGLVSAGEDRTVRVWENNECVQTITHPAISVWTVAVCPENGDIVSGASDKLVRIFTRDQARYAAPTEIEQFNEDVKGSSIPQQTVGNINKEQLPGPEFLTQRSGTKEGQVQMISEANGNISAYQWSAAANEWVNIGTVVDSAGSGGRKISHNGKEYDYVFDVDIEDGKPPLKLPYNVNQNHYEAARKFIEDNELPLTYLDQVANFIVQNTQGATLGQGSAQGADPWGSESRYRPGDANQVQSQPPATPAVPKILPQKEYLPIASGNHDIIFKKLQEFNQALVTDGQKGVSLNPSDVEQLSTTVAALKKGVGKNVELAGLDLLLKAATQWPADKRLPALDLLRLALTLEEPSAYLVSPEQNLVGGLVDSGVFSAESSPNNTMMAVRCVSNLLQTDKGRLLASTEFDGIHPLVSPFVTSSNRNLIIALTTLYINYSVLLTSENNADRALSLLDDLAKILNSASDSEAVYRALVATGTLLCLGPDFCEAGRDILQIGDAVTRAEGKVKEPRIKNVVAEIRQKLHG